The proteins below are encoded in one region of Helianthus annuus cultivar XRQ/B chromosome 2, HanXRQr2.0-SUNRISE, whole genome shotgun sequence:
- the LOC110895083 gene encoding uncharacterized protein LOC110895083 translates to MARRTVYDQATTGFAGRNSPITLPDIPNDRSWQIPSYIMTAITNSCQFHGRDDEDAPAHINRITRLCSTFSIEGVNLDARYLQIFPFSLAGRAAVWFDSQPAGTFTTWAGLRDAFLAKYFPPAKASRLRDQIHSFRMEPDEPYHLAWERFQTLLSRCSQHGLSDWALVEKFYNGLTPEIRARFDTSAGGQLLGKKTVAECNDLFQSFAHSDMDYSTTSRTSIPVRTSSVGRGVNQVSLDPSVVAAMIERVREELRQEMKRELSEIKKRIDRCEVCRGGHDTLDCPTLTLEQVECIAGQSRGQFSNNNNLFNSSWQGSGSSSGYRPSGDPPGFPLSQYQSRGTDLYQSGQYSGSSRQFASGGPTQESQGSGKAPEVSTNRLEEMFTQMMTQTQAFMKNQEQTNRNHELQLKNQESTLLDLQRSVGYIPRQLRESPSGQFSGTTHPVNHSVKAITTRSGMSLGEVARESVELESDAEVDEEIEMEAPGKVQHRLDPASTAHTEEPQVEKKVKKQPVRARPPPVIDYSRLPFPARAKQQQYAREYEKFLTMFTQLKVNLPFIEALRSMPKYAKFLKDFLKCKDKIGECSSTPLNGDCSAVILTKLPEKLTDPGIFTIPCLFGGDVQNHALADLGASINLMPYSFYEKLGLGDLKPTRMTLSLADKSVKYPRGIVENLLVKVDRFVFPADFVVLDMEADEKVPLILGRPFLNTAKALIDVFLGTITLRAGDESVVFKVNTTRGSSDRVEAIALLEESGKVESAEKEVVTEPSVEKVLKPKCGDPPDRRVEELEERLMRLESRIETLSRAQCGDRFRYETSRFKPPDDELRDCEKYEGVWRDAGNDRFDSAAARSSWYGGELRLYDPP, encoded by the coding sequence ATGGCCCGTAGGACAGTCTACGATCAGGCGACCACTGGCTTTGCCGGTCGGAATTCCCCCATCACCCTTCCAGACATCCCGAACGATCGGTCTTGGCAGATTCCATCCTACATTATGACCGCCATCACAAATTCCTGCCAGTTCCATGGTCGTGACGACGAGGATGCCCCCGCTCATATCAATCGCATCACTCGTCTCTGCAGCACCTTCTCCATTGAGGGTGTCAATCTTGATGCTAGGTATCTTCAGATCTTTCCATTCTCACTCGCTGGACGCGCAGCCGTCTGGTTCGATTCTCAGCCCGCAGGCACTTTCACCACTTGGGCAGGTCTCCGTGATGCTTTCTTAGCCAAGTACTTTCCACCAGCCAAAGCGTCTCGCCTTCGTGATCAGATCCACTCCTTCCGCATGGAGCCTGATGAGCCGTACCACTTGGCGTGGGAGCGTTTTCAGACGCTTCTTTCCCGTTGTTCGCAGCATGGTTTGTCTGATTGGGCGTTAGTTGAAAAATTCTACAATGGTCTTACTCCTGAGATTAGAGCTCGTTTCGATACTTCAGCAGGAGGGCAACTTTTGGGCAAGAAGACAGTAGCTGAGTGTAACGATTTGTTTCAAAGTTTTGCCCATTCTGACATGGATTACAGCACTACCAGCAGGACTTCCATTCCTGTTCGTACCTCCTCGGTCGGTCGAGGGGTAAACCAAGTTAGCTTGGATCCATCGGTAGTTGCTGCTATGATCGAGAGAGTTAGAGAGGAGTTGAGGCAAGAGATGAAGCGAGAGCTGAGTGAGATTAAGAAGAGAATTGATAGGTGTGAGGTCTGTAGGGGAGGTCACGACACGCTCGATTGTCCCACTCTTACTCTAGAGCAGGTTGAGTGCATAGCTGGTCAGTCTAGGGGTCAatttagtaataataataatctttttAACTCCAGCTGGCAGGGTAGTGGTAGTAGTAGTGGATATCGCCCTTCTGGCGATCCCCCTGGTTTTCCATTGAGTCAGTATCAAAGTAGGGGGACTGATTTATATCAGAGTGGTCAGTATAGTGGTTCGAGTAGGCAGTTTGCTAGTGGAGGACCGACTCAGGAGAGTCAAGGCAGTGGAAAGGCTCCTGAGGTTAGTACGAACAGGTTGGAGGAGATGTTCACCCAGATGATGACGCAGACTCAGGCGTTCATGAAAAATCAGGAGCAGACGAATAGAAACCACGAACTTCAGCTTAAAAATCAAGAGTCTACTCTTTTAGATCTTCAGAGGTCAGTAGGGTATATACCTAGGCAGTTGAGAGAGTCCCCCTCTGGTCAGTTTTCAGGTACCACTCACCCGGTTAACCATTCTGTGAAAGCCATCACTACTCGTAGTGGGATGAGTCTAGGAGAGGTCGCGAGAGAGAGTGTTGAGTTAGAGAGTGACGCTGAGGTAGATGAGGAAATAGAGATGGAGGCCCCAGGTAAGGTGCAACATAGGCTAgacccagcaagtaccgcacataCCGAGGAGCCTCAGGTTGAGAAGAAAGTAAAGAAGCAGCCGGTTAGGGCTAGGCCACCGCCAGTGATTGATTATTCCCGTCTTCCGTTTCCCGCCCGTGCTAAGCAGCAGCAATACGCTAGGGAATACGAGAAGTTTCTTACGATGTTCACCCAGCTAAAGGTGAATCTTCCGTTCATAGAGGCCCTGAGATCCATGCCCAAATACGCCAAGTTCCTTAAGGATTTTCTCAAGTGTAAGGATAAGATAGGTGAGTGTTCTAGTACTCCATTGAATGGAGATTGTTCTGCAGTGATCTTGACTAAACTTCCTGAGAAACTCACTGATCCGGGCATATTCACGATCCCATGTTTGTTTGGTGGTGATGTTCAAAACCACGCGTTGGCAGACCTTGGTGCTAGTATTAATTTGATGCCATATTCATTTTACGAAAAACTAGGCCTTGGTGATTTGAAGCCAACTCGAATGACCCTCTCGTTAGCGGATAAGTCAGTTAAGTATCCTCGTGGGATAGTGGAGAATTTGTTAGTGAAGGTGGACAGGTTTGTCTTTCCAGCGGATTTTGTAGTGCTAGATATGGAGGCTGATGAAAAAGTGCCGTTGATTTTAGGGCGCCCGTTCTTGAACACCGCTAAAGCGCTTATAGATGTCTTCTTAGGCACAATTACACTTAGAGCGGGCGACGAGTCGGTAGTTTTCAAGGTGAATACTACGAGAGGGTCGAGTGATCGAGTCGAAGCGATCGCGTTGTTGGAGGAGAGTGGGAAGGTTGAGAGTGCCGAGAAAGAGGTGGTGACTGAGCCGAGTGTGGAGAAGGTGTTAAAACCCAAGTGTGGGGATCCACCTGATAGGAGAGTTGAAGAGTTGGAAGAGAGGTTGATGAGGTTAGAATCTAGGATAGAGACACTGAGCAGGGCTCAGTGTGGGGATAGATTTCGATATGAAACATCTAGATTCAAACCGCCCGATGACGAGTTGAGAGATTGTGAGAAATATGAGGGAGTTTGGAGAGATGCGGGAAATGATAGGTTTGATAGTGCTGCAGCCCGTAGTAGTTGGTATGGAGGTGAGCTGCGCTTATATGATCCTCCATGA